From the Hugenholtzia roseola DSM 9546 genome, one window contains:
- a CDS encoding TlpA family protein disulfide reductase — MKNTLLLLFLFLSSSLFAQNTDTTFALQFNSTTYVEMHCPTCPDADYSIEYRPALTKSWARFELAQVAQGIFAGTVSLHLPETVRLLRNKPQRNYVSFLVLVPNDTLKVQIKYDKENDEYIFEKILTSQYPTLTQYAVDKIKDLGYHETDFALAGLTPEEKLAFIKKEIAYLEAYQKKHSLPLWFFNQAKESPQYIISFDTSLVSPPLSNRHALGSTYYMMHLDNFIQVALGYKKISEIATCAPFLSDSTLQTLKVRAEYAEKQVAFEVAEYYKLYLLTNFLTLTSDEKEASTLFNILNFKQEAIKNYAIHTINDFTQQVTYLNTEKKLPEFLLKDIEGNLVLLNESLGKTVYLSFWFPSCAPCIRAIPDKNKLVESLPSDEFELINICVSGSEQEWQNAIERFQMKGKNFYVSHTEIEKELTQLFGISTFPHYAILKDGKILIRKANSPNKIAPELRDLLKK; from the coding sequence ATGAAAAATACACTTCTCCTCCTCTTCCTTTTTTTGAGCAGCTCTCTTTTTGCCCAAAATACAGATACAACCTTTGCGCTGCAATTCAACTCCACGACCTATGTTGAAATGCACTGCCCCACCTGTCCTGATGCAGATTATAGCATTGAATACCGCCCTGCCCTTACTAAAAGTTGGGCGCGATTTGAACTAGCGCAGGTAGCACAAGGTATTTTTGCAGGAACAGTTAGTTTGCATCTTCCCGAAACGGTGCGCCTGCTTCGAAACAAACCGCAACGCAATTATGTCAGTTTTCTTGTACTTGTGCCGAATGACACTTTAAAAGTACAAATTAAATATGATAAAGAAAATGATGAATATATTTTTGAAAAAATTTTAACCAGCCAATATCCTACCCTAACCCAGTATGCCGTAGATAAAATTAAAGATTTGGGCTATCATGAAACAGATTTTGCCTTAGCAGGGCTAACGCCCGAAGAAAAGTTGGCTTTTATAAAAAAGGAAATAGCCTATTTAGAAGCCTATCAGAAAAAACACAGCCTACCCCTTTGGTTTTTTAATCAAGCAAAAGAAAGCCCACAATACATCATTTCCTTTGACACAAGTCTTGTCAGCCCTCCCCTTTCCAACCGTCATGCGCTTGGCAGTACCTATTATATGATGCACTTAGATAACTTTATTCAGGTAGCTTTGGGCTATAAAAAAATAAGTGAGATAGCCACCTGTGCGCCTTTTCTCTCTGATAGCACGCTACAAACGCTCAAAGTCAGAGCCGAATATGCGGAAAAACAGGTAGCTTTTGAAGTGGCGGAATACTACAAACTCTATCTATTGACTAATTTTCTAACCCTAACCAGCGACGAAAAAGAAGCCTCTACACTTTTTAATATCCTCAACTTTAAACAAGAAGCAATTAAAAATTATGCAATACATACTATAAATGATTTTACACAACAAGTTACTTATCTTAACACAGAAAAAAAACTTCCAGAATTTTTGCTCAAAGATATAGAAGGAAACTTGGTCTTGCTTAATGAATCGTTGGGCAAAACGGTTTATCTTAGCTTTTGGTTTCCCTCCTGCGCTCCTTGTATTCGTGCCATTCCCGACAAAAATAAATTGGTAGAAAGCCTGCCTTCGGACGAGTTCGAACTCATCAATATTTGCGTATCGGGCAGTGAGCAAGAATGGCAAAATGCGATTGAGCGTTTTCAGATGAAGGGCAAAAATTTTTATGTAAGCCATACCGAAATAGAAAAAGAACTAACCCAACTATTTGGTATTAGCACTTTTCCCCATTATGCAATCCTAAAAGATGGCAAGATACTCATTCGCAAAGCAAACTCTCCCAACAAAATCGCACCCGAACTGCGCGACTTGCTAAAAAAGTAG
- the cysD gene encoding sulfate adenylyltransferase subunit CysD: MWSAYEVIKFLYNPNKKEMNYLDQLEAEAIYILREVAAEFEKPALLFSGGKDSIVLVHLALKAFRPLKFPFPLVHIDTGHNFPEALAFRDTLVEKLGERLIVRQVADTIAAKKLVEPKGKYPSRNALQTYTLLDTIEEFAFDACIGGARRDEEKARAKERVFSVRDEFGQWNPKLQRPELWNIYNGRIQKGENVRVFPISNWTELDVWHYIRREKIELPPIYFAHERDCVRTAEGQLLAISDHIQIEPQDQRVRASVRYRTVGDMTCTAAVLSQATTLDEVIAEITTSKISERGETRIDDQVSEAAMEDRKKNGYF, from the coding sequence ATGTGGTCTGCATACGAAGTCATAAAATTTTTATACAATCCTAACAAAAAAGAAATGAACTATTTAGACCAATTAGAAGCCGAAGCCATTTACATCTTGCGCGAAGTGGCGGCAGAATTTGAAAAGCCCGCTTTGCTTTTCAGTGGCGGCAAAGATTCTATCGTCTTGGTGCATTTGGCTTTGAAGGCGTTTCGTCCTTTGAAGTTTCCCTTTCCTTTGGTGCATATCGATACGGGTCATAATTTTCCCGAAGCCTTAGCCTTTCGCGATACTTTGGTAGAAAAATTGGGTGAGCGGCTGATTGTCAGGCAGGTAGCGGATACGATTGCGGCTAAAAAATTGGTAGAGCCGAAGGGCAAATACCCAAGTCGGAACGCGCTACAAACTTATACGCTACTCGATACCATAGAAGAATTTGCCTTTGATGCCTGCATTGGCGGAGCAAGGCGCGACGAGGAAAAGGCGCGAGCAAAGGAGCGTGTTTTTTCGGTGCGCGACGAATTTGGGCAGTGGAATCCCAAATTGCAACGCCCTGAATTGTGGAACATTTACAACGGAAGAATCCAGAAAGGCGAAAATGTGAGAGTCTTTCCTATTAGCAACTGGACGGAATTAGACGTTTGGCACTACATCAGACGCGAAAAAATAGAACTGCCGCCTATCTATTTTGCTCATGAACGCGACTGTGTGCGAACTGCCGAAGGGCAACTTTTAGCCATTTCCGACCACATTCAAATCGAGCCACAAGACCAGCGCGTTAGGGCAAGTGTGCGATACCGAACCGTAGGCGACATGACCTGCACCGCCGCCGTACTTTCCCAAGCCACAACGCTTGACGAGGTAATTGCCGAAATTACCACTTCCAAAATCAGCGAAAGAGGCGAAACACGCATAGACGACCAAGTTTCGGAGGCGGCTATGGAGGATAGAAAGAAAAATGGTTATTTTTAA
- a CDS encoding OsmC family protein: protein MSNLTFSLSGKSESSAKFRAKVRHFELLVDEPQALGGTDLAPNPVEYLLAAYAGCLNVVAHLVAKEYNFELKSLKINLKGEINPERLFGFSDLQRAGYQALEVLLEPETTASDPLLLEWLQEIERRCPVGDNLQNSTPVALSIQRREKVVYFD from the coding sequence ATGTCGAATCTTACCTTTTCTTTGAGCGGAAAAAGTGAAAGTTCTGCCAAATTTCGCGCAAAAGTGCGTCATTTCGAGCTTTTAGTAGATGAACCGCAGGCTTTGGGTGGCACCGACCTTGCGCCCAATCCTGTCGAGTACCTCTTGGCGGCTTATGCAGGCTGTTTGAATGTAGTGGCGCATTTGGTTGCGAAGGAGTACAATTTTGAGCTAAAAAGTTTGAAAATAAATTTGAAAGGTGAAATCAATCCTGAACGGCTTTTTGGCTTTTCCGACCTACAAAGGGCAGGCTATCAGGCTTTGGAGGTGCTTTTAGAGCCTGAAACAACGGCTTCCGACCCTCTGCTTTTGGAGTGGTTGCAGGAAATCGAGCGTCGCTGTCCCGTAGGAGATAACTTGCAAAACAGTACGCCTGTGGCTCTTTCTATTCAAAGAAGGGAGAAAGTTGTTTATTTTGATTAA
- a CDS encoding sulfate adenylyltransferase subunit 1 translates to MEILRFITAGSVDDGKSTLIGRLLYDSKSILIDQLAAITKQSKNREAGEIDLAILTDGLRAEREQGITIDVAYKYFSTPKRKFIIADAPGHVQYTRNMVTGASNSDLAIVLIDARKGVIEQTRRHALIAALLGIPKMVVAVNKMDLVGYSQTVFEQIQADFQILQQKLNLETVKFIPISALSGENIVNRSEYGLSWYEGETLLAYLENVEIATKKQKNEQPQRFSVQYVLRPQTAELPDYRGYAGAVKSGIFRKGDTVWVQPTGLATSIKSIELNQKEIPFAAEGQSVVLHLADEIDVSRGDLIVGEKQPPLIGSQVQARFCWLDTKPLQIGGTYLLQQHSRRVRCKVKNVDYRLNINTLEKESQVAQIALNDIGSLELKAAQPLVYDPYQELRAGGSAILIDETSNLTVAALMFEPFR, encoded by the coding sequence ATGGAAATATTACGCTTCATAACCGCAGGTAGTGTAGATGATGGCAAAAGTACGCTAATAGGCAGATTGCTTTATGATTCAAAGTCAATTCTGATAGACCAACTTGCCGCCATTACCAAACAGAGTAAAAATAGAGAAGCAGGCGAAATAGATTTGGCAATCCTGACAGACGGCTTGCGTGCCGAGCGCGAACAGGGCATTACCATCGATGTCGCCTACAAATATTTTTCTACCCCTAAGCGAAAATTTATCATTGCCGACGCGCCAGGGCATGTGCAGTACACGCGCAATATGGTTACGGGGGCTTCTAATTCCGACCTTGCTATCGTTTTGATTGATGCGCGTAAGGGAGTGATTGAGCAGACGCGCCGCCATGCCCTCATTGCCGCACTTTTGGGTATTCCCAAGATGGTAGTGGCGGTCAATAAAATGGATTTGGTAGGATATAGCCAAACTGTTTTTGAGCAGATTCAGGCAGATTTTCAAATTTTACAACAAAAACTAAACTTAGAAACCGTTAAGTTTATTCCTATCTCTGCCCTTAGCGGAGAAAATATTGTCAATCGCAGCGAATATGGATTGAGTTGGTATGAAGGCGAAACCCTTTTGGCATATTTGGAAAACGTAGAAATTGCGACAAAAAAACAAAAAAATGAGCAGCCGCAGCGTTTTTCGGTGCAGTACGTTTTGCGTCCTCAAACTGCCGAACTGCCCGATTATCGCGGTTATGCGGGAGCGGTAAAGAGCGGTATTTTCCGAAAAGGCGATACGGTTTGGGTGCAGCCCACAGGTCTTGCCACTTCGATAAAAAGTATAGAATTGAACCAAAAAGAAATTCCTTTTGCGGCGGAAGGGCAGAGTGTAGTCTTGCACCTTGCCGATGAGATAGATGTAAGTCGGGGCGATTTGATTGTAGGGGAAAAGCAGCCGCCTCTTATTGGTTCGCAGGTGCAGGCGCGTTTTTGTTGGTTGGATACCAAGCCTTTGCAAATAGGCGGCACTTATTTGCTGCAACAGCACAGCCGAAGGGTCAGGTGCAAAGTTAAAAATGTCGATTATCGCCTCAATATCAATACCTTAGAAAAGGAAAGCCAAGTTGCGCAGATTGCCTTAAACGACATCGGCAGCCTCGAACTGAAAGCGGCACAACCGTTGGTCTATGACCCTTATCAGGAGCTAAGGGCAGGTGGCAGTGCCATTTTGATAGATGAAACGAGCAATTTGACGGTTGCGGCTCTGATGTTTGAGCCGTTTAGGTAG